TCTAATACAAAATGCTGGTCTGGAAGGAGCTCCGATGGAAACAGGATCGCTGTAGAGCATCATAACGATTGTTGACATGTCGGGTCTGTCTGTTGGATTCTCCTGAACACACAATAGTCCAATCTGAATGCATCTTAACACTTCAGTTGTTGGGCAATGTTTGCCTAAACATGGATCCAGTATCTCCAAAACTGTTCCTGTTCCATTGCTCCCATACCTGCGTGAAACAAACCTATTAGGTTAATCATCCAAAATAGAACTGTGCTAtgtatattataatttaaaaactcACATAGGCCAGAAGAGATTTGCCACTTTCTGAATTTGAGAAGCTAATGTTCTTCCTGCCTGTTATAATCTCTAAAACAAGCACTCCATAGCTGTATACATCTGACTTGATTGAAAATTGCCCATACATAACATACTCTGGTGCCATATATCCACTGCAATGAAAATGAGTAAATTATTGAAGATAGTCTATGATCTACTATTGGAATATGTTAATTATTCATAAGCTTACAATGTTCCAACAACTCGGGTTGTGATGCTTTGACTTTGGTCTCCACCAAAAAGCCTAGCCAAACCAAAATCAGATATCTTAGGATTCATGTCTGCGTCTAGTAATATGTTGCTGGCTTTTAAATCCCGATGTATTATTTTTAGTGGAGAATCTTCATGTAGGTACTGGAGGCCTCTAGCAATTCCACGGATGATCTTGTGCCTTCTTTCCCAATGTAGCTGTTCCCGTTTTATATGATCTATTCCACAAAAACTCAAGAGTAGTTAATTGAGAACTTTTTTGCATTAAGTTTAGGATGCTTTTAAAGATGATCAGATACATTGCTTCCACTAACAGAAAGAGGGTCAAGTTGGAAATGCAAGTTTTACATTCAATAGGAAATCAAGAAGAAACAACATATGAACAAAATAAAAGATCATCAGATAAATTGTAGGCTGAAAGTATTATGCTCATCACACAAAGTTGTGAAAGGATGAGTCAGATTATATGGAGTGAGAAGTACCAAAAAGAATGGTATCCAGACTTCTATTAGGCACATATTCATAGACAAGCAACTTCTCTTGTTCTTCCAAACAAACACCCAGAAGCCTTACAAGATTTTTGTGCCGGAGCTTAGCAACTAAAACTAGTTCATTTTTTAGCTCTGCTAGTCCTTGCCTCGAAGTCGTTGATAACCTCTTTGCTGCAAATTCTTGCCTATTGGGTAGTTTTCCCTATGAATGGTAACAAAATTAGCAGGAAATATGAGCCAGAAGAAAATGAATATATTAATGGTActgatttggatcaagaaaaataaagacTGTGTATATTAAGTCTTTAGTTTAAAAtcatttaatcaaaattagattggaAAAAAGGGCATGATTTTAACACGAGAGATTACAATGATACCTTGTAAACTGCACCAAAACCACCTACTCCAAGTTTGTTTTCTTCAGAGAAGTTGGCGGTCGCAGCTCTCAGCATAGATAGATCAAGTAATAGTGACTCAGCATGTGTGATCTCCTCTAGGTTGTCCTCATCTACTGAAAAAGCAAAGAATGCTAAAACCATCTTACTTAGTttcttacaaaataaaataagTACCAGAATGGTTTCCAAGGACTAGTGTGATAGCGGACCTAGGTTGACAGTGTATTGCTTATTGGTTGATTACAATAAACCTACCTTACGGCTCAGGTAAGATTTCATCACATGGCCCTCTTTAAACAATTGGTCCAACATTCTCAGTGAAGCTCTCTAACAAAAACTCCACGGAAAGAAACCAAATTTTAAAGTGCATCACTTACAGAGTAAATTTTTTGCCGGCTTCCTTCTTTTCCAGAAGCAAATGTAGGTAACGCAGATTAGCAAGGATGATGACACTAGAGGTACAGCAATTTTAAGAACCAGACCTGTTACATTCTTGTTTCCTGCATAAATGACCAAATTTCATTAGTATTTCTATCTCAACCTGACACTTCTATGATATCAACATGGATCCATCGGTCAAGAGATATCTATTGTATCAGTGCATTTTTGTTGAGCTATGAATCCTTGTAGCACAAAATGGAAATTGAGACTAGACAGAAAACTTtcatttttttacttcataaacCATATGGTTCTAGTTGGGAAGGCTTACTCATTGAAGCTTGGTAGGCAAATAGATTAGGTgcgaaaaagatcaagaaattcCACAACAAAGATTGCAATCTAAGAAGAATACAAGTGCTATCATTAAGCTTCTTTGGTCAACCATGAGCACCCCTATTGACATTGTTAATTCTTAATTCGGTGCATAATTACATGGGTGAGAACTATATCTTTGATCAAATGCTAATAAACTAGTGAAAGCTGGCCTATCCTACAATTCTCTAGGGGAAAAAGAGATGGCTAGTTTGGTCGTTTTGTGGAGAATACTACCTTTATGTGACAGTGTTTTTGGTGCAACTTTATATCTCAGTATTTAGCATTGGTGTTGAAAGGGTTGTCTATGCAATATTGTTATCTTTGTTTGCTTCACTGCCAATAAGAAAAAGGTGTTATTCATTGTCGATTAGATTTACCGAACAGCATCCATTTCAGACATCGGTCCTTCATATCTAATGAGAATTTATTTAGCAAATATATGTTGGATTGTTATTCTTTGGAACTAAGGCTTACATTGGCCTGACTAGATATTCTCAAACAAAGGCAAGATTTCAGGTAAACAAATTCTGAAGTTTGAAAGCAATCTACTTTTACTCTAAAGAGGGATCTGGTTTCACAGTAAAGGAGGATTCTGTTTCTTTCATACATGTCCACCATTGGATCATCTATcgattgctttgagatctatgcaggtggatgctttgagatttgtgcaacgGTGATTTATGGGTGGATTCATGCAAAGGAGATTCTTCTTTCACATGAAAGATACAACTCATGTCCTCTTCTGATGGATATGGATCGTATCTTTTGTGCGAAAGTGATTCAAGAGGATCTTCAGATTTGATGTAGACCACTTTGCCTACTACAGATAGAGACAGGTTTAGGAGCAAGATCTGCCACATCAAGAAGTTGAACACATGCTAAACTTCAGGAGGCCATAACTTGGTCCTATAATATCCAATTGAGAGGATCTTTTTTGTGAAATTGGGTATCTTTTCGAGATTTACAATTTCGGGACAAACCCTTAGAGGGTTGAATCACACTAAAATTTCATCATTTTGGCTTCCAAATGGAATAGATCAAAActtttctttttggaaaagaCTTTGATCAGATATTGTCTTCccatttatgaaaaattagatggaGTGATATAAAGCAAAGTTGAATGTAGAAGTCGAGaattatagtatttttttatgattttttatattagtCCTGGTCCTTTAAGGATCTATCTCTATTAAAATTAGAAAGaggaatccaatccaaattgttCAAGGATAGAGGCGCTTTAACAAACTAAGAAGAAAAATCTAATCCGAATTGTGCAAGAATAGATATCACTATTATAAATAGGGGCTATGTACCTTAATTCACTGTGTAGAGAATTAATGGAAGAAAAGAGGGCTTAAGCCCTATTTTAaaaattcttctctcttcttctagttctctTTTGTTAGATTTGAGTTGAGTAGGTTAAGAAAAATGTTCCttctttctgatctgatcaaGTTGGCATTGGAGTATTAGTCTTCTACATATGTGGGGGCTTTTATTTGTGATTCAGATGCACGAGTAATACAAGCAATCAAAAGAAGGGCTTTCCATGCTTTAGGTATATCGAAGGATAAAGAAGAGTATGGATACTAGTTCTTAATTTCTTGATAGATGATGAAGTGAAGGTACGTTCCTACAACTAGAGGAGAAGATTGTCCAACTCATCGACATTGTTTTTGATTGGCAATACATCCAGCACAAGTACTAAGAAGTCTAGAGATGAAGGTTCATCATCTAGCCATGAGGATGAACAACCTAAAGGTATGCAAAATCTCTCTTTTCAACTTTTTAAAGTTGAAGCTCGAATCGAGATCTCCGTATATGATAGGACTATTGATGCAGAAAGGCTAGATAATTGGATAGACTAGTTAGAGCTAGACATACTTTACTATCCATGGATATTCTaatgtccaaaagatagcttttgcCTATCTCAAATTTCTAGCCATGAATTAATACATGAGGAATAACAATGTTCCTAATTTGATGTGGATCATGTGGTAGTATCTATGGGAGAAGTATGATCAATCCATTATGAGTTCTATGAGTAAGCAATCTCAATCAGAATCTCCATTGAGGATCATGCATTCTTTATGAAGTTCGTTGGAGGTCTCGATGAGAGTATTTCAAAGGAGCTAAAGCTCCTCAAAGTTGAAGACATTAGCAAAGCTAGGGTGAAGGCCATGGAGATTTAGAAGAAGAATTGGTCTAGGAAAGGCAAGAAAGATGACAAATTCAAGAACGATAGCAGAAAATTAACCCAAAAGAGGGAGCAGGGCAAGGAGTAGCCAACATGACTTAGAAAAAAGATTGAGATTATTGCAACCTTCGACGACATACCAAGGATCAAGAAGTGTTGGAAGTTTCATTCAAATTAAAGCCAAAGTGGAAGAAGCTAAAGAATTATAATTCCAAGAAGAAAGGGAAGACAATTCTCAATGCCACAGAGTTAAGGAATTAACTAAGCTCGAGTAAGTAGGCTCCAAACTAAGTTTAATGGTGACGAAACCCTAGACAACAAATATCATGCCCTGTCTCACTAGCACAAGTGAGCACATGATAGATGGCTACATATTCTATAGGATTTTATCCACAAAACAGGCAAGACCTAAATTTATGTAGTACCAGTGCAAGTAAACTAAAATACTCAAGACCTTTGACCTGATAAACAAGTCTGACATTACATTCAAACTCAATTCAGTTTAATTACATAacatttatttttagattaaagaaaatactTAAAAGTCCTAATCCTTCTACTCACAGCCCATAATCCCATTCGTACAAAATGTTagcatttgaaaataaaataagagTGAGCTAAAAGCCCAGTAAGTCACCTCTATCACTATTTGATTTAGCATTATATGTATAAATCTCAGGATCgtaatttaagatttttttcattTATAATCTAAGACATACTAAGCAATATAAAGTATGCATGTATTAAAAATCATCAACATATCTgaataataaaagaagaaaatataacTTTCAATCATTATACTCAATTATTCaaactctttttttctctctctttccctcctaGCCTTTTGACTATAGCCATGATCAGCCCATGGCAAGCCCTAAAAGAGTCTATGTCTTGACTACAACATGCCACTCATTGATGTGTGCTAGTGATTTCcccattggaggcccaaaagaaATAAGTTCtgaaattatatgaaaaatatgctCGTGGTAGCATGTGTCAGTGATCGTCCTACTAGTGTAGTCCCAAAAGAATCTATCTTCTGACTACGCTATGCTATCAACCGACATGTGCTAGTGGTCACCCTattagaggcccaaaggagaCTGGATCCTAACTCATGTGATCACGGTTAGACTAGAGAGGATAcatcataatcaaaaaatttagcaCTATTTCAAAATAGTAAAAGAGGATAGTTTATGCTCATAAACTTTTAGTTTATGCTTGATCTAGTTATTTAAAGTCTA
Above is a genomic segment from Elaeis guineensis isolate ETL-2024a chromosome 1, EG11, whole genome shotgun sequence containing:
- the LOC105038888 gene encoding cysteine-rich receptor-like protein kinase 6, with the protein product MVLAFFAFSVDEDNLEEITHAESLLLDLSMLRAATANFSEENKLGVGGFGAVYKGKLPNRQEFAAKRLSTTSRQGLAELKNELVLVAKLRHKNLVRLLGVCLEEQEKLLVYEYVPNRSLDTILFDHIKREQLHWERRHKIIRGIARGLQYLHEDSPLKIIHRDLKASNILLDADMNPKISDFGLARLFGGDQSQSITTRVVGTFGYMAPEYVMYGQFSIKSDVYSYGVLVLEIITGRKNISFSNSESGKSLLAYVWEQWNRNSFGDTGSMFRQTLPNN